The genomic window GAAGTCTTATGAATACTATAAGGCAAGCAGCATTTTGAAGGGGTTTGGACCGACGGAATGTaataaaagaatttattaaCCTTGAAAGATCActtataaaaaccggccaagtgcaagtcggaatcgcacacgaaggtttccgtaccattatttagaaaatgagcaaaaaacgtatgggagcccccaaaatatttattttattctagttttcagttgttgtttgttgttgttatagcggcaacagaaatacatcatttgtgaaaatttcaactctctaacttttacggttcataagatacagcctggtgacagacgaacggacggacagaggagcgaaaacaatagggtcctgtttgaccctttgggtacggaaccctcagGTTGTTAATGAGTGCAGACCCAGCTCAGACTTACTTGGACAGTAGCGGCGGCTCCGCGCACACGAGGCGCAGCCCCAGCTCGGGGTAGGTCTCGCCGGGGATGCTCAACACTCCGCTTTCTCGGGTCAGCTGGACGCTGTCTACGATGCGGGTCTCTACTGGCGCGTTGCAGCTTATTGATTCCCTAGGACACAATATTACAGAATTTGTAGTCAAAGAGTTGCTTGGCTAATTTAATAGTTATAAACTGTAAGTGTTGCGTACCGCACACGGGCCACATGCGACAGCCACAAACGTCGCCACAAGAGGCAAGAAACGGCCACAAAAGTAGCTGAAGCGCACGACAGCCACTAGTGGCCGATGGTCGACACTTGCGGTCGGTGGTTGCTATgtactctttttcttttaaccgacttcccaaaaaggagtaggttctcaattcggtaggtattttttttttatgtatgtacttgtacatcgattactcgaAAACGCCTGGACTGATttagaaaattctttttttgtttgatagggtttactttccaggtggtcccataatcatcagggcaggatctgataatggaaaccctgagaaatcgagggctactttcaaaaattgtaggcatgcataggttaaaacttgacaataatattgtgtatgTCTGAGtacactatgcaacagtaaaggttacTACAAAATTGTCATTTAATCATCCAGTGATATTACTCATACTACTCACCTAATAAGGTTCTGCACATCCAAAATGACATTCTGCGACAATTTATCTCCGTAAACCGACAAGTGCAAAGTGAGGCCCTTATCCGTCACACTAGACCCCGTGGGACACACCGCACTCCTGGGCAGCACCTGTCTAACCGCCGCATTCAACAGATGCACTCCTGTATGATTCTGCATCAGCTTCAAACGTCTTTCTTCATCAATTTCTAGTGTCACTTCCATATCACAGTTCACACACTTCCTACTACCGCCCCCAACCGCAAAGTACCCCTTATGGAACACAAACCCTTGGAGCTTAAACACACTGTCCACTTGCATAGCCACATTGTCATTCACGTATATAATCCCTTCATCAGCCGCCTGACCACCTTCCTCGCAGTAGAAATTTGTGTCTTTAGTCACTATGTAATAAGGTGCATCTTCGCATGCTTCCAAAAAGTCTATAAAGACGCATTCTTCGTTTAAAATGCCTATAACTTTGGTTTTGAGCGGTTTGAACTGGATATTCTTTCCGTTGGCTGTGTAGTCATATTTGAAGGTGTCATTGGTGTAACTGTAGCCATTTTTGTTCATGGTTTTTAAAGCTTCGTTAAACAGCTGGTCCTTATTATTCGCTTGTTCTTTGAAGGCGGTCTTATGCCTCGTCCTGTGTTTGGAGAGAAGCTTCCAGAACCCTCGTTTGTCGATGGTCAACCCGTTGAGGTCGGCGATGCGTCTGATCACGTCTTCTTGGAAGCCGTGTGTGTCGTATAGCTTGAATACCAGATCGCCTGGAATTTCCTTCGAATCTATTTTCGACATTGTCTGtaaaaaaatagattatttagtatATATATTTGCagtgaaatttattttttataaaactttaatgCTCGATAAAATCCTGGTATAAATGAGGACTGTTTCTGGAAAATTGGACATACTAATTCAGGAATCAAACTTAAGCTTACGAAACTCTGAAATTGACGTAAGTACCATGGCAAACCAGTTAATCTTACATTCTATCAAACAACATCAAACCTCTTTCAACTCCTTATATCCCAAATGAAACCCTGCTAACTCCACATCACTCAATACTTCCACCTCAGGGTACTGCTTCACCAGGTCCTTCCACTTCTTCATCAGACCTGACCGCATCCTGGCGTAAGCCTGCTCCTCATGGTCAATGATGAGCTTAGCGTCCTCTTCCTTGGCCAGGAGTTCAGGGTAGGTGGACCCCAGGCTTTCGGCCACCTCGTCGTATAGGATACGAAGAAGTTTCGGGTTTTGGAACACGTCGGTAGATATTTTGAATGATTTTCGCATTATTTGTTTGAGGTTTAGACTGTAATAGGAAgatgatttaattttgacataatCATAGGCAAACACACACAAAATCACGAAGAAGTATCATTTAATACagataaacaaattatttcctCATATTATTTCCTCAAAACACTGcaccaattaatttattaatcaaCTCTTCATCAATTCTCTTTTCAGACTCCCAAGTCACCTTAAAAATCGATTTTATTTAGCCAATAATTAAGCCAGTTACATAGTTAACTTTCATTTTTaagtaaacatacaaaaacacgaTAGTTCCTTCAAAACTCACCTAGAAGCAGGAAACACGCCATCAGCTAGACAAATACTGATCATTCGTATATGATCCGCTAGGCGTCGGTACGCGGCGTCCAGTGTCGCGTCCTCTCGGTAACTGCCGCCGTATGGGTTCACGCCTTTACTGTTCTGTGTGATGAACAAATATACATGTGATAGGAGAGTGATAGGGATAGGCTGAAGGTAACTAAACTCGTATATGAATATTGTGCACAGGACTATTTCCGGTTTCCTCAAGCTGTGTCTTAAGGATTGGGCACGTTCTGAAGTATAGTAGCCATTCGTCCTAAACCCACGCCGGTTTCTACATCCTGCTGTTGAGTACTAAGGAGTTGGAGATTACCTTCTCTATTTCTCTAATGCTGGCAGGAACAGATGTCTAATGGTGTCGTAGTTATAAGGCACGCTCTTCATTACGGCGGCCTAGCACTCCAGCCTCATACCATTTTCTATAAGATGCTATTTAGTAATGAGGAGTTAGGGGTTACCTTCTCTATCGCCCTGATGATAGGTAGGAACAAATCCGTGTCGTAGTTTGAGGGCACGCCCTGGAGTATGGCAGCCATGCGTTCCAGGCCCATTCCGGTGTCCACATGATGTTTGGACAGAGGCTTCACTTTACCGTCTTCTCCTCTAAAACAACGataggataaaaaatatatatataatatggtCTGCAACAAGTCGCTGAAAACATGTTTGCATTTAAGATTTTCGTGTTCAGCTATTTTTAGCAAGTTTGTTGCAAAATTTTCCTCTTGGATGTGCTTTCCACACAAATAAGCTAATTCTATCAATGGGGAGTTGTTATTGAGGGCTGTCTAATGGAAAATTGACCTTCAAAATGTGCTGATTTTcacctactttgaataaataacttttatttaaccagcaatgtattttataatttaaagatTGAAAACTCACCTATTACACTGTATAAACACAAGATTCCATATCTCTGTCAGGCTACCATCAGGGTTGACATAATGTATCTCGGTGCATGGACCGCATGGCCCGGTCGCGCCCATTTCCCAGAAGTTATCTTTAGAACCTTTCTCTAGTAACCTGCTGTCTGCAACACTGGAAGgtagataataattttcaaaatagggTCTTGTACTTTCTAATAACTTATAAGGGATTTGTAGCGGTTTCGAAACGCCTATTTGAGCTCATGTTAAAGGACTTTTGGGTCTTGATGTTTTCTGTCTATGTACAGTTCATAGGAAGACTAATGGGCTAATGATtatgattttagttttttttggcacttggaatattttgaaatttttttatgCCTAATTTGAAACAAAGGTTATATTATGTCTTTTTAATTCACTTTCAAAAACGGTTTATTGGCAATTTATGCATGCTTATATCCCTACTCAAACCTTCATCTAAGATCTAGTATTATTACTATTGTCCCTAAATATAGCAGCAAGTACCCAATAGCCCTCCAGATATCCCTGCACTCCGTATCAGTCTTCAGTCCAATAGCAGCATCTCCCATGAAGTATGTCACCACCAGCTTGTCCGGCTTCAAACGGTACGGACCTAGGAGGAGGTCCCAGGCCATTTTACATGCTtctttctgaaaataaaatgtttcgtatttaatgttataagtcaattattataatttaaaacaatggtGTTTGTGAAGTAATAATCCATATTGCgataggtgtttttttttaatatatcctGCAAAGCGTaaggaaggagaaaacatgttgcaccaactccaaataaaattgggatatgatgatgataatgagtcTGTGACCAAAAGTGGGatgatttgtaaaataattgtgATGCCTTGGAGTGAAATGGATAAACAAAACATTCATACAAATCTTCAAATACATAAAGAGTTGTTATGactttttattgtaaactacagatacaataataacaacaacTTAATCAATTGaactatttgtttattaaatatgtatagatcgtttacctttaaataaatgtaGACTAATATAGAGTACAATCCTTAAACTCTTACCTTATAATAATCACCAAAAGACCAATTGCCGAGCATTTCAAAGAAGGTGTGATGATGTCCATCAGTGCCCACTACATCCAGATCATTGTGCTTGCCTCCGACTCTCACACACTTCTGTGAGTTCACCGCTCTGAGGCATGGCGCTGCAATTTTACCAAGGAAAACTCCTTTGAACTGTAGAAGATAAGAAGAATatcattcatttattaattaattgcagTATAAGTGATTCTGTAGTGAAGTCTTAAATACgagatttttttgaattttcaatgtttgaaaaattttgatttttagttacAATCTGTAGAAGCAAATAATATAGATATACTGTTATTAAGCCTTGTTGGATAGTatcattttgattaaaactgtTAATCACAGGGTTAGTAAAACAATTTGAGTTTGAAAgacttaaattatattatatgcagtaagaaAATTGACTTCCTTAGTTATCATTCTGCCACTATATATAACATTTAAACCGGTTTGAAATACTGTAAAACCGATTCCAAAAACGACCTATTTCTACCTTTTCTAAGATCAAGATTGGTGCGCAAATGGGTCTTACCTGGTTCATGCCAGCATTAACGAAAGGGACACTGGCGTCGTACAGAGGGACCACGGAGCTAGACTTGACGTACTTGTGGCCATGTTTTGTCTGAAAATAGTCTATAAAACTACTCCGTATAAAGCTGCTGGACGATTGAAAGCGGACCCAGGGCTGGTGGTCAACGAATCCCCTTCTAACCGGTACCCGAAGCATTTTAGGTTATATGCAGTTACGAGGCACTAGAAATCAGAAATCTTATGCCTTTCACCTCGATTGTAAGTTACTTTCGCAACTAAATATTCTGTTAACATAACATTTCACGGTTTTGTACGAAAATTCGTAAATTTCGGCAAACTTCGACAGCTTTTGCTGTCATTTATCTGTCAATCaaacaaaatgcaaaaaaatgtCAAGTTGTCTCATTGTCAACGTCAGTTcgtgaaaaacaaaaacatttgctTATCAGCCAGATTTAATTAATCTTAAATGAATTTTGTAtataacaaataaactaaaatacctATGAATGAAAATAGCTGAGACAGAGACCCTTTCATATggtgatataaaataaaacaaaaacaaattgaaaaaagtcGCGTCTATAAAGTACTGGGAAATCGGAAAACTTATCCCTATTTTAACAACTGCTTGGTAGATTTTTGACAGCTTGACACTGACAGCAGTATTTTGACAGCCACTGCTAATGGGGCATTTTTCGAGAAAATTACAGCGATTCCTCCACAAAATTCCAACAATTACAAGAGTTATGAGTCGCAAATGAATTAATTAGTgttgtagtaaaatatttaacttaaagCGTTCTAGAACACGTGTACGTTCGCTAGCGGTGTTTAATTGTTCGCTCTCTTTCATCACATAAACATCAGTGCAATTACAAAAATAGTGTTCGGTAGGGACACGTAAGTGTTTAGGTCCGATGCGTGagataaattaagaaaatgaaGCGTTTGGAACTGTACTTCTTGTGTCTTTGCTTTGTGTTATCGGCCAGTGAGTTGTTAGGGCCTGACGACAGTAAGAAGAAAGAAAACGATGAAGAGGACAGTGGTGATAGCCTGGACTCAAAATACCAAACAGTTGATGCCGATTACTTTAAAGAGCTGAAGGATGCTATGAATAAGGAGATAGTGACTCTTCAGGAGTATGCTGATGCTCTGAGGAATACGAAAGATGTGCCTAAGGatgaagaaacaaataaaggtaTGGTTAGCTCCATAGTTTGCTAAGTTCTGTTATTCTTCTAGACAACTATGTTTTAAAGACTGTGTTATTTTAGATAAATATGTTTTGCTTCGCTGCTTACAGCCTACAGTGTAGTGTTTAACATGACCTAGTGTAATTATTGTacataaaaatagtattttccTGGGTATTTTCAATGGCCACAATGTTATGAAATTTCAACTcttcaataaaattacaatgtaggctaaatataataaaattctcATTTACAGAATAGATTTATACAACAGATAATTACACTGTTGTTATATTTTACTAAGGTTTTCCTGATGATTATTTCCTTCATCATATTCAAACAAATACTCGAACCAAGACTAGGAAAAAATGTAATGAACCTTAATCTTGATCTTTGAACTTAAATTGCATATCATGCCATCCCACAGTCTAAAAAACGAATGTGAACCTTATTATCTGTCttacaaaaagtttaaaatgcttcatccatttaaaaaaatccaacGAAACCTAAACGTTATCCATGGTACAAAAATCCAATGAACCTTAAGCCTTTCACAGAAGGTTTAGAATTGCATGTAATTCCCATTAAATTCATGGTATACAAATTCCATGAACCTTAAAGCCCTTTACATAAAGTTCAAAACAGCACAGCATTCTATCCACACTCTAAACCAAGGTTCTTTATCTTACTTGCAGATAACCATTTAGACCAGATGGAGTATACTCTGAAGCTCTTAAAGAAGAGCCTGCTGAGGCACACGGAGACAGCCTGGATACATGACCCTAAGGCTTCTGATAATGCTGAAAGTGAAATTGAGGTAAGCAGCAAATTGATAGATCAAGTAGTAGGATAAGGAGGGCAGGGGTCCAGTAAATACCATTTtgcatgtataaaaaatatatttatgtactatGCAATTTCAACTTGATATTCCAGTTCAGTAGATAAAACAAAAgtggagatttttttttttacagtaaaaattaaataacttgttCTTCAGTGTCTATTTAATCAGCTATTATGTTTTTGatcttcaaaatttaaaaaaaaatgtatatatgtatCTATTTACTAGGTACCTAAGTTAAAGGTGTTTTATTTGTTCAATAGAAATTAGAAGAGAATCCACAAGATATTTTAGACACACTTCCACCATTACCTGTGGAGGAAGAGCCTGAGTTATCACCAGAATTGAAAGAAGGTAAGCTACATACTGTATTTTGACTTGCACATGTAAGAAACTAGGCTGATTTGAAAGAAATATACATACCCATAACCTTTCAATTAAAAAGCTGGCCTTTTCACTGAAGGAAGCCATGGAATAATTACTTGACACATAATTACTAGCAGGTATGTATAACCTAAAAagctcaaacaaaataaaaacatagatgGGTTGCAATGCATTTTGCCAGGAGTGCAGAAAGAAACCTCGAAacaattcatttaattaaacaaaaaacaacacaaCACCATTCTCTACACATTGTGTCAAAAAAACACTAATTCAAAATTACTCCAACAGCCAAAGAACTTTACGACATTGCGATGGCCAAGCTAAACCGGCGTTCCCCCGACCTTCGCAGCGCCATCTTACAAATAAAGCAAGCAGCCGACATTGGCTTCATACCTGCTAAGATCAAGCTGGCCTGGTCTTATATCTTTGGGGAAGGAGTGGAACTAGATCTGGATAAGGCCAAGAAGATATTCGAGGAGTTAGCTGAGGAAGGGAATGATGATGCTCATGCTGTGAGTAACTTGAATATTGACTTAGGTACTAGAAGGATACTAGgttctttcttatgtactctattatgaaCCACGAGGTTATTACGTTCTTCTTTATATAATCCATTATGCCATTACCACCCCTATTTAcgcccctatgtatttcctgtAGACACTACTCTTACTTACTTCCTAaatgtactacccttatgtactcccttgtgaaaatttcacttaaacatCCTTTGTATGTCATTATTCTATATCAGATCACAGAGAATCAGTCAGGAAAGACGATATAAGGAATTTCAAAATAAAGCCAAAATGCTTAACTGAATCGAAACTGGTGTTTAATAATATACTGTGTTGCAAATTGATATTCAGccagttttcaataaataaatacataattcgtTTTTAAACTGCCTCATTTTCTAAAAACCTCTCATTTACCTAAATTTTCTCCATGTTAATGTAACTTACTTTCTCACAGGGCATGGGCTTCCTCTACGCGACCGGCATAGCGGTCCCCGTCTCCCAAGCCAAAGCCCTAGTCCACTACACGATGGGGGCGCTCGGGGACAGCGACTTCGCACAGATGGCGCTAGCGTACCGGTTCTGGAGTGGCAACACCGTGCCTAGTTCCTGTCCTAAAGCCATGGATCTGTATATGAAGGTTGCTTCTAAAGGTATGTGGGGTTATATATTCTATCTATATTAATGGGTATGCCAAAGCCCTAGTCCACTATAAAGAAGTTTTGTGTGTTTGTATCATTGTACAGGGGAAATCTTTGGTCTAATAGAAAACAACATGATTTGTGTTGTGTCATAGGTTTTATTATATCTGTGTACAGGAAGTAGTTTCCATGGGATGTTTTCCGTAGGGTGAATTTGCGAGAAACAGCTCACGATAAATAAAGTGGATAATGTTCTTGAAAATGTTTACACTATTTTCGTGCACATTTAGGTATTTCAATGGCAATTTACATATCtcaagtaatttttttatgtttttatcaaGTGGTATTTGAATGCTTCAGTTAACTTGCAACATATTTTATGACTGTTATGCCGaacattataacattaaataaaaacttttttaacttaAGGTCTCAATTTTCTgtttattataagtaaattcGTCTCGCACTAAAACGAGTTGCAATACAGTTTCTCATCCATTATGTGcccattttttttcaatttataatttatttattttatgtacaattGTTCTAGTGGCCAGCCAAGTAACATTCAGCGGTGGTCCCGCAATACAACGCACGCGGCTCATAGACGAAGCTGAGGGCGGCGGGCCCGGCACGCTCGACACCGACCTCATCGAGTACTACCAGCTGCTGGCCGAGAAGGGAGACGTGCAGGCACAGGTGAATATATCCACTGCCTCAGTGACAGCCCAGTGACCTCCAGCGACACAACGCACTCGGCTGATGGATGAAATTTGCTGCCAAtctaatcggattcagctgagtgtcAGTGTTTTGCAAGGTACGACTGCTCATCTGACTTCTTCCACCCATTTGGTTGagcagccgggacccaccaatttaacatgccgtccaaaacacggaggaactcgtcatgacaagaagCTAGTGATGaccttaactttatgatcgaccCTTGCGGCTGTTACTTAGTTATGAAGCTCCCTTAAAccttttatatatacctatgtatttcacACATACCTTTTCCCGCAGGTGGGTCTGGGACAGCTGCACTTCCAAGGTGGTCGCGGCGTGACGCTGGACATCAACAAAGCGCTACACTACTTCCAGCAGGCGGCTAAGACTGGCAATGCGGTGGCCAATGCCTTTTTGGGAAAGGTATGTTTAGTTACCATTTATTGTTACTAGAAAATGAGCAATTATTATTCTACATTACCAAAAATTCTAATAAGATATCCAAAAactgctgcgggttgttcgaaagagataccgcggccctggtactttttagtcagtaagagtctgacactccctcaccgctgctaacccacagcgggaggggtcatttgatgatttttaagaggacgaattggaatttttggcgccaaggatctcaatttttctcagtaaatactaaacggatcaaaatacaacttggtaacctgaaagttcatgatataaaccttattttgttagacgtagaaacatgattaggtaactttaataacagagaaaaatatatcaaacatacctctttttaaaaagaaattcacatattatgggcaaacgggaccgatttaagcctcttaacttttctttaaaattgtagaaggaatttttatcaaattatcatttctaaataataaaattacaaaaccattttgtcgcttacgacttttagttataagctagcgcgcgtattgttatcctcgccccgctcagacgctccgaccccttttggcgccttagatgcgcgtgccggttatggaattattgttgaccaattcgtcgccttaacgtcggaaaaaaaaaaaagatatccAAAAACTTCCTTATGTTGTTATGTACTGCATTATGAACTACTTACTAcccttatatacttttttttacctttattttCGTCGCCCTTTTACCAGATGGTGGTCTGATAAAgaatgtcaaaatatttttttcatacatggagtttaaataaataaaacaatcagCATGAAATAACTTTGAACACATAGAAGATCTGTAACAACTTCTTATTTTGCAGATATACTTAGAAGGCGGTGACGGCATTAAGGCCGATAACGAGACGGCTTTGCGTTACTTCAGGAAAGCTGCTGAGCTGAACAACCCTGTGGGACAGAGCGGGTTGGGCATCATGTATTTACAGGTATGTTTGACGCGATTCTAAAGAGTTTTCTATAAAGTAGACGAAAGGTCGGAATTAGGTACAGTTTTTACCGCATTTCATACAGCGAAAGCTTAAAGAGGGTGTGCCTTAAATCCCAAGATTATTTATAaggagtaaataaaaagttacccACTATTacataatgttgtaatattttgagtttgGCCTTTGTACGTAACGTACATCAATCGGATGACAGTAGTTGCAAGTAACTGATGCAGTTTTCCACCACTGAAAGTATTCTAAACTGCTGCTGACGCTTTGTTTTACCATATGAACATTGGGATCTATAGGTCACTTGTTGGTAAATAACTTCACTTATTCACcccaattttgtaaataattcgGTATACAGACCTGACTTTATGCGAATAGTGAAACATACAAATATTCTTGTTAGGGTCGCGGTGTGCCGAAAGATACAGCAGCGGCGTTCAAATACTTCACGATGGCGGCCAACCAGGGCTGGGTGGAGGGGCAGCTGCATCTAGGATTTATGTATTTCGGTAAGTATATTACTTGCCTAGGCATTTTCAAactgtatattatttatatatttttcttttgtaacgGTTGAtgcgcaaataaataaataaactatattggAGTTggttttcagtctaaccgggtcCAGCTGAGTGCCCATATTTTAGgtggagcgactgcccatctggcGTAATTATACtcgttacccgggcaacccgatactccttggtaaaagtggttgtcagactttctacgTTCTACGTTGTCTGGTATGTGACCCCAATTTAACGTGTCTTCTAAAACACGCAGGGACTCGTAATGACAAGATGGACTTATCCAGAGACCGGATAATTGATCGACCTTGGTTTTGACTGTTACTTAGCTCCTGTGTAGTTTCTTTTTGCCATATTAAAATATGGCACTACACTAAAGTCCATTTTCGacttaatttgttttgtcaGGTGGTATTGGCGTTCGCCGGGACTTCAAGCAGGCTAACAAGTACTTCTCCCTGGCGTCGCAGACGGGCCACGTGCTGGCTCTGTACCACCTGGGACAGATGCACGCGCAGGGGCTCGGCGTGCTGCGCTCCTGTACCACGGCTGTCGAGGTGAGGGcagaatcatcatcctccgagccttttcccaactatgttaggtcggcttccagtctaatcggactcagctgagtgccagtgctttacgagcgactgcctatctgacctccggAACCCAGTTGCAGCAGAATGACAGGCTAAAAACTTCCATCTCCTATAGTGAAATTATAGTTTGTCCAAATAGGTGTCGCGTCG from Helicoverpa zea isolate HzStark_Cry1AcR chromosome 20, ilHelZeax1.1, whole genome shotgun sequence includes these protein-coding regions:
- the LOC124639971 gene encoding alanine--tRNA ligase, mitochondrial, which codes for MLRVPVRRGFVDHQPWVRFQSSSSFIRSSFIDYFQTKHGHKYVKSSSVVPLYDASVPFVNAGMNQFKGVFLGKIAAPCLRAVNSQKCVRVGGKHNDLDVVGTDGHHHTFFEMLGNWSFGDYYKKEACKMAWDLLLGPYRLKPDKLVVTYFMGDAAIGLKTDTECRDIWRAIGVADSRLLEKGSKDNFWEMGATGPCGPCTEIHYVNPDGSLTEIWNLVFIQCNRGEDGKVKPLSKHHVDTGMGLERMAAILQGVPSNYDTDLFLPIIRAIEKNSKGVNPYGGSYREDATLDAAYRRLADHIRMISICLADGVFPASSLNLKQIMRKSFKISTDVFQNPKLLRILYDEVAESLGSTYPELLAKEEDAKLIIDHEEQAYARMRSGLMKKWKDLVKQYPEVEVLSDVELAGFHLGYKELKETMSKIDSKEIPGDLVFKLYDTHGFQEDVIRRIADLNGLTIDKRGFWKLLSKHRTRHKTAFKEQANNKDQLFNEALKTMNKNGYSYTNDTFKYDYTANGKNIQFKPLKTKVIGILNEECVFIDFLEACEDAPYYIVTKDTNFYCEEGGQAADEGIIYVNDNVAMQVDSVFKLQGFVFHKGYFAVGGGSRKCVNCDMEVTLEIDEERRLKLMQNHTGVHLLNAAVRQVLPRSAVCPTGSSVTDKGLTLHLSVYGDKLSQNVILDVQNLIRESISCNAPVETRIVDSVQLTRESGVLSIPGETYPELGLRLVCAEPPLLSKELCCGTHVPSTGVLEEFCITLVKGAGGQSPTLHALTGERAKQARELFCRAEKLDQVIDLIEPDRKKEEVSLIKQQLAELCGGNGAPYGEYAKCLALLDSFANRAVNKNDQALHAIAEAEVQEVVSQAAQEGRRFVVHFLRCSYLMQSEGVRAVLAERHSMPTMVLGCAGGVLVAACTVPQELVTSSFSAHSWLGCAARALGARPRGGASATTLAEMTPTKVSLINCEQLVQDAMRVAIKFAKSHIKENTEDSRTTQNRQQN
- the LOC124639972 gene encoding protein sel-1 homolog 1 isoform X1, coding for MKRLELYFLCLCFVLSASELLGPDDSKKKENDEEDSGDSLDSKYQTVDADYFKELKDAMNKEIVTLQEYADALRNTKDVPKDEETNKDNHLDQMEYTLKLLKKSLLRHTETAWIHDPKASDNAESEIEKLEENPQDILDTLPPLPVEEEPELSPELKEAKELYDIAMAKLNRRSPDLRSAILQIKQAADIGFIPAKIKLAWSYIFGEGVELDLDKAKKIFEELAEEGNDDAHAGMGFLYATGIAVPVSQAKALVHYTMGALGDSDFAQMALAYRFWSGNTVPSSCPKAMDLYMKVASKVASQVTFSGGPAIQRTRLIDEAEGGGPGTLDTDLIEYYQLLAEKGDVQAQVGLGQLHFQGGRGVTLDINKALHYFQQAAKTGNAVANAFLGKIYLEGGDGIKADNETALRYFRKAAELNNPVGQSGLGIMYLQGRGVPKDTAAAFKYFTMAANQGWVEGQLHLGFMYFGGIGVRRDFKQANKYFSLASQTGHVLALYHLGQMHAQGLGVLRSCTTAVELFKNVCERGPWGSRLMLGHAAWRARDSDSALLQYLALAERGLELAQTNAAFLLDNGEVHIIPASERWARALQLWSRGAAQGCGAARVKLGDYHYYGLGTPQDLEAAAYHYRIASEQLHNAQATFNLGYMHERGLGLAQDAHLAKRCYDLAADTSPDARLPAALALARLNAASALHQILDSFLQSPLAVIFLTDSALLSNWDLYLITALLGALGVVVYLRRPAQQPAN
- the LOC124639972 gene encoding protein sel-1 homolog 1 isoform X2, with the protein product MKRLELYFLCLCFVLSASELLGPDDSKKKENDEEDSGDSLDSKYQTVDADYFKELKDAMNKEIVTLQEYADALRNTKDVPKDEETNKDNHLDQMEYTLKLLKKSLLRHTETAWIHDPKASDNAESEIEKLEENPQDILDTLPPLPVEEEPELSPELKEAKELYDIAMAKLNRRSPDLRSAILQIKQAADIGFIPAKIKLAWSYIFGEGVELDLDKAKKIFEELAEEGNDDAHAGMGFLYATGIAVPVSQAKALVHYTMGALGDSDFAQMALAYRFWSGNTVPSSCPKAMDLYMKVASKVASQVTFSGGPAIQRTRLIDEAEGGGPGTLDTDLIEYYQLLAEKGDVQAQVGLGQLHFQGGRGVTLDINKALHYFQQAAKTGNAVANAFLGKIYLEGGDGIKADNETALRYFRKAAELNNPVGQSGLGIMYLQGRGVPKDTAAAFKYFTMAANQGWVEGQLHLGFMYFGGIGVRRDFKQANKYFSLASQTGHVLALYHLGQMHAQGLGVLRSCTTAVELFKNVCERGPWGSRLMLGHAAWRARDSDSALLQYLALAERGLELAQTNAAFLLDNGEVHIIPASERWARALQLWSRGAAQGCGAARVKLGDYHYYGLGTPQDLEAAAYHYRIASEQLHNAQATFNLGYMHERGLGLAQDAHLAKRCYDLAADTSPDARLPAALALARLNAASALHQILDSPLAVIFLTDSALLSNWDLYLITALLGALGVVVYLRRPAQQPAN